The following proteins are encoded in a genomic region of Candidatus Methylomirabilota bacterium:
- a CDS encoding methylmalonyl-CoA mutase family protein gives MFDPTTLEQAAAARRAWEARELEEFLARQPEARPDRRSASGLPRQRVYTPEDIADTTWEAIGLPGQYPYTRGPYPTMYRGRLWTMRQIAGYGTGSDTNQRFHYLIAQGQTGLSVDFDMPTLMGYDSDDPRALGEVGREGVAVDTIEDMAALFDGVDLERISVSMTINPAAWILLAMYVALAEERGHDLHALSGTCQTDILKEYMAQKEWIFPIRPSLRLVRDMIVFCAQRMARYNPINISGYHISEAGATSVQEVAFTMANAIAYVEEVTRAGVPVDAFAPRLAFYFVAQADFFEEVAKFRAARRIWARLMKERFGAARPESMRLRFHCQTAAATLTKAQPLNNVVRTALQALSAVLGGAQSLHTNGLDEAYAIPSELAMKVALRTQQILAEETRIPDVVDPLGGSYYVEALTNRFETAVFAILAKVDALGGTVKALEDGYFQREIADSAWEEARARASGERVVVGVNRYVEPPQAASFEIHRVDPEVEARQVASLRAVRARRDGRRVAALLDRLRAEAQSPDVNLMPITIELVRARASLGEIVAALRAVWGSYVERPAF, from the coding sequence ATGTTTGATCCGACGACGCTCGAGCAGGCGGCGGCGGCGCGCCGCGCGTGGGAAGCCCGGGAGCTCGAGGAGTTCCTGGCTCGACAGCCGGAGGCCCGGCCGGACCGGCGATCCGCGTCCGGCCTGCCGCGACAGCGCGTCTACACGCCGGAGGACATCGCCGACACGACGTGGGAGGCGATCGGTCTACCCGGCCAGTATCCCTACACCCGCGGCCCCTACCCCACGATGTACCGGGGACGACTGTGGACGATGCGCCAGATCGCGGGCTACGGCACCGGCAGCGACACCAACCAGCGCTTTCACTACCTGATCGCCCAGGGGCAGACCGGGCTCTCGGTCGACTTCGACATGCCGACCCTGATGGGCTACGACTCCGACGACCCCCGGGCCCTGGGCGAGGTGGGTCGGGAGGGCGTGGCCGTCGACACCATCGAGGACATGGCCGCGCTGTTCGACGGGGTCGACCTCGAGCGGATCTCGGTGTCCATGACCATCAACCCCGCGGCCTGGATCCTCCTGGCCATGTACGTGGCGCTGGCCGAGGAGCGCGGCCACGACCTTCACGCGCTGTCGGGGACCTGCCAGACGGACATCCTCAAGGAGTACATGGCGCAGAAGGAGTGGATCTTCCCCATCCGCCCCTCCTTGCGGCTGGTCCGGGACATGATCGTGTTCTGCGCCCAGCGCATGGCCCGCTACAACCCCATCAACATCAGCGGCTATCACATCTCGGAGGCGGGAGCGACCTCGGTCCAGGAGGTGGCCTTCACGATGGCCAACGCCATCGCCTACGTGGAGGAGGTCACCCGGGCCGGTGTGCCCGTCGACGCCTTCGCGCCCCGGCTGGCCTTCTATTTCGTGGCCCAGGCCGACTTCTTCGAGGAGGTCGCGAAGTTCCGCGCGGCCCGTCGCATCTGGGCCCGCCTCATGAAGGAACGCTTCGGTGCCGCCCGGCCGGAATCGATGCGCCTGCGCTTCCACTGCCAGACGGCGGCCGCCACGCTGACCAAGGCCCAGCCCCTCAACAATGTCGTGCGCACGGCGCTCCAGGCGCTGTCGGCGGTGCTGGGAGGCGCCCAGTCCCTGCACACCAACGGGCTCGACGAGGCCTACGCCATCCCCTCCGAGCTGGCCATGAAGGTCGCCCTGCGCACCCAGCAGATCCTGGCCGAGGAGACCCGGATTCCCGACGTGGTGGACCCCCTCGGCGGCTCGTATTACGTGGAGGCGCTGACCAACCGGTTCGAGACGGCGGTGTTCGCGATCCTGGCCAAGGTGGACGCCCTCGGCGGGACGGTGAAGGCCCTGGAGGACGGATACTTCCAGCGCGAGATCGCCGACTCGGCCTGGGAGGAGGCCCGGGCCCGGGCCTCCGGCGAGCGCGTGGTCGTCGGCGTCAACCGCTACGTGGAGCCCCCGCAGGCGGCGAGCTTCGAGATTCATCGCGTCGACCCCGAGGTCGAGGCGCGCCAGGTGGCGAGCCTCCGGGCCGTGCGGGCGCGCCGCGACGGCCGGCGCGTGGCCGCCTTGCTCGACCGGTTGCGAGCCGAGGCGCAGAGCCCGGACGTCAATCTGATGCCGATCACCATCGAGCTGGTGCGGGCCCGCGCGTCACTGGGCGAGATCGTCGCCGCCCTGCGCGCGGTGTGGGGCAGCTACGTGGAGCGCCCGGCGTTTTAA
- a CDS encoding AMP-binding protein, whose translation MIDLAAIARTRGVDLTRWPPRYDPGYRPAPDAEYWLPEIECADPPERDALILAKLRRQVQWAWERSAFYRRKWTEAGVSPETLEELADLARFPVVQKEELRAAQAAAAPFGDYLCIEPRDVARIHGTSGTTGRPTVFGIGRDDWERIGEAHARILWGAGVRPHDRFMICSFFSLYLGSWGALEGGERLGATMFPFGAGVAGQTLMAVAWARDLRPTALYATPSYALHLAETARREGIDPRQLGLRVLLFSGEPGAGIPATKRQIEEAFGAACIDMGSMAEMTPWMTNGECRHRTGMHLWQDLVYTQVCDPARFQPVPFGEEGTPVYTHLERTSQPMIRLVSGDRARWSDAPCPCGRTYPRLPHGLYGRLDDMIIVRGENIYPSAIEDTLRAIEGFGGEFRVIVSRRETMDELLVRAEYAASHGAPAAQERLRAAMTERLRARLGVRPVVELLPAGMLPRTEFKARRVIDDRDLYRRGTTHV comes from the coding sequence ATGATCGACCTGGCCGCGATCGCCCGCACGCGGGGCGTCGACCTCACCCGCTGGCCGCCCCGCTACGATCCAGGCTACCGGCCGGCTCCCGACGCCGAATACTGGCTGCCCGAGATCGAGTGCGCGGATCCGCCCGAGCGGGACGCGCTGATTCTGGCCAAGCTCCGGCGGCAGGTGCAGTGGGCGTGGGAGCGCAGCGCCTTCTACCGCCGCAAGTGGACTGAAGCCGGGGTCTCGCCCGAGACCCTCGAGGAGCTGGCAGACCTCGCGCGATTTCCCGTGGTGCAGAAAGAGGAGCTGCGCGCGGCCCAGGCTGCGGCGGCGCCCTTCGGCGACTATCTGTGCATCGAGCCTCGCGACGTGGCCCGCATCCACGGGACCAGCGGCACCACGGGCCGGCCCACCGTGTTCGGCATCGGCCGCGACGACTGGGAACGGATCGGCGAGGCCCACGCCCGCATCCTCTGGGGCGCCGGGGTGCGCCCGCACGACCGGTTCATGATCTGCTCGTTCTTCAGCCTCTACCTGGGCTCGTGGGGGGCCCTCGAGGGCGGCGAGCGGCTGGGGGCCACCATGTTCCCCTTCGGCGCCGGCGTGGCGGGGCAGACGCTGATGGCGGTGGCCTGGGCCCGCGACCTCCGTCCCACCGCCCTCTACGCCACGCCCTCCTACGCGCTGCATTTGGCGGAAACGGCGCGCCGCGAGGGCATCGATCCCCGGCAACTCGGCCTGCGCGTCCTGCTCTTCTCCGGGGAGCCGGGCGCCGGGATCCCCGCTACCAAGCGGCAGATCGAGGAGGCGTTCGGGGCTGCCTGCATCGACATGGGCTCGATGGCGGAGATGACGCCGTGGATGACGAACGGCGAGTGCCGGCACCGGACGGGCATGCATCTCTGGCAGGATCTCGTGTACACGCAGGTCTGCGATCCCGCGCGCTTCCAGCCCGTGCCCTTCGGCGAGGAGGGCACGCCGGTGTACACGCACCTCGAGCGCACCTCGCAGCCGATGATCCGGCTCGTGTCCGGCGATCGCGCCCGCTGGAGCGACGCGCCGTGCCCGTGCGGCCGCACCTACCCGAGGCTGCCCCATGGCCTCTACGGTCGCCTGGACGATATGATCATCGTCCGCGGCGAGAACATCTACCCGAGCGCTATCGAGGACACGCTGCGGGCCATCGAGGGCTTCGGCGGCGAGTTCAGGGTCATCGTGTCCCGCCGGGAGACCATGGACGAGCTGCTCGTCCGCGCCGAGTACGCCGCCAGCCACGGCGCGCCGGCTGCCCAGGAGCGGTTGCGCGCCGCGATGACGGAGCGGCTGCGGGCCCGGCTGGGCGTTCGTCCGGTGGTGGAGCTGCTCCCGGCGGGGATGCTGCCCCGGACGGAGTTCAAGGCCCGGCGCGTGATCGACGACCGCGACCTCTACCGACGAGGGACCACACATGTTTGA
- a CDS encoding cobalamin B12-binding domain-containing protein, with the protein MPEHRPRVLIAKVGLDGHDRGARLVARCLRDAGLDVIYTGLHRTPEEVVAAAVQEDVDVLGVSLLSGAHATLVPCILDLLREAHAQDIAVVLGGVIPDEEVPGLLARGVRDVVLQDTPPDDVVRRVRAAARSRLAR; encoded by the coding sequence ATGCCCGAGCATCGGCCGCGGGTGTTGATCGCCAAGGTGGGCCTGGACGGCCATGACCGGGGCGCCCGCCTGGTGGCGCGCTGTCTGCGCGACGCCGGCCTGGACGTCATCTACACGGGGCTGCACCGCACGCCGGAGGAGGTCGTGGCCGCCGCCGTGCAGGAAGACGTCGACGTGCTGGGCGTGAGCCTGCTCTCGGGCGCTCACGCGACGCTGGTGCCGTGCATCCTCGATCTCCTGCGCGAGGCCCACGCTCAGGATATCGCGGTCGTGCTGGGCGGGGTCATCCCCGACGAGGAGGTGCCCGGCCTCCTCGCCCGGGGCGTGCGCGACGTCGTCCTCCAGGACACGCCACCCGACGACGTCGTGCGCCGGGTCCGGGCGGCGGCGCGCTCGCGCTTGGCCCGATGA
- a CDS encoding transporter substrate-binding domain-containing protein, whose protein sequence is MIHRVFVVFAAATFFCATTSSFAADALTSNIPPFSIEQGPRAGFVRDIVSEIAKRLGTEIAVIYGKSWPDSQEEAKSRPDTLIFPLARTAAREPHYQWVQKILDMDVAFATAPGRPKVETDGAARTLKGIGVRDGSPMVKDLQRRGYTNLVIVKSSAENARALHEARIDAWYAPVPEVAFNWMELGLPGAPAFGLKLDSAPVYIAASKNTPGLNLEQWRAAYAAMQRDGTLTRILAAYGL, encoded by the coding sequence ATGATCCACCGTGTCTTCGTTGTATTCGCCGCCGCAACATTCTTCTGCGCAACAACATCCTCGTTCGCCGCCGACGCGCTCACGAGCAACATTCCGCCGTTCTCCATCGAGCAAGGTCCGCGCGCCGGATTCGTCCGCGACATCGTGTCTGAAATCGCCAAGCGCCTGGGGACGGAAATCGCTGTGATCTACGGCAAGAGTTGGCCAGACTCCCAGGAAGAAGCTAAGTCCCGTCCCGATACTCTCATCTTTCCCCTTGCCCGCACCGCCGCCCGCGAGCCGCACTATCAGTGGGTCCAGAAGATCCTCGATATGGATGTCGCCTTCGCAACCGCACCGGGCAGGCCCAAGGTCGAGACCGACGGCGCTGCGCGCACCCTCAAGGGCATCGGCGTGCGCGACGGCTCACCGATGGTCAAGGACCTCCAGCGCCGGGGCTACACGAACCTCGTGATCGTCAAGTCGTCGGCCGAGAACGCGCGCGCGTTGCACGAGGCTAGGATCGATGCCTGGTATGCACCGGTGCCCGAAGTCGCATTCAACTGGATGGAGCTTGGGCTGCCTGGTGCACCAGCGTTCGGGCTGAAACTCGATTCCGCCCCGGTCTATATCGCCGCATCGAAAAACACGCCCGGGCTCAATCTCGAGCAATGGCGAGCGGCCTACGCCGCGATGCAGCGAGACGGGACACTCACGCGCATTCTCGCGGCCTACGGATTGTAA
- a CDS encoding DUF393 domain-containing protein → MGAPAVLIYDGDCAMCRASALWLMRRALGSGADELEILPCRSPARRARFPAIDEAACLTAMQLVLPDGRVLSGADAVPELLARMPRWRWLRHAFDLPGARPLARRAYAWIAANRMKLSCRLPRRS, encoded by the coding sequence ATGGGGGCCCCCGCCGTCCTGATCTACGATGGCGACTGCGCCATGTGCCGAGCGAGCGCGCTGTGGCTGATGCGGCGCGCGCTCGGCAGCGGCGCCGACGAGCTCGAGATCTTGCCCTGCCGCTCTCCGGCGCGTCGCGCGCGGTTCCCTGCGATCGACGAGGCCGCCTGTCTGACCGCGATGCAGCTCGTCCTGCCCGATGGCCGTGTCCTGAGCGGCGCCGATGCCGTTCCCGAGCTGCTCGCCCGCATGCCGCGATGGCGGTGGCTGCGGCACGCCTTCGACCTGCCGGGAGCGCGGCCGCTGGCGCGCCGGGCCTACGCCTGGATCGCCGCCAATCGCATGAAGCTCAGCTGTCGCCTTCCCCGCCGCTCCTGA
- a CDS encoding aspartate aminotransferase family protein has protein sequence MAMTAAELIKADQDHLIHPLHHPVDAAEPTIYVRGQGATVFDLGGREYLDGLSGLWNVNVGHGRAELADAAAKQMKELAYFTGYVGSSNLPAINLAQRLIELAYENMQAVFFTTGGAEATESAMKTARFYWKARGKPQKVKIIARHHGYHGVTLQSMSATGMAAYWKMFEPRVPGIVHVQTCYPYRFQGARPGETVGQAAARELEETILREGPDTVAAFIAEPIHGGGGVIYPTDDYFPRVREVCTRHQVLFIADEVITGFCRTGRWFAMGHWNVLPDMVSFAKGVTSGYLPLGGIIVSREIKDAMDGVKPEDRWMHAFTYSGHPTCCAVALKNIEIMERERLWENAARMGTRLHQGLQQAFADHPNVGDVRGGKGLLAAVELVADRATKAHLPADQKVGPRVQAEMMKRGLVSRVRVQSPGGPGDTIFFAPPLVVTAAEVDRTVSVTRDAVKAVLGV, from the coding sequence ATGGCGATGACTGCCGCCGAGCTGATCAAAGCCGACCAGGATCATCTGATCCACCCGCTGCACCACCCGGTCGACGCCGCCGAGCCCACGATCTACGTACGGGGCCAGGGCGCGACCGTGTTCGACCTGGGGGGTCGCGAGTACCTGGACGGCCTCAGCGGGCTCTGGAACGTCAACGTCGGCCACGGCCGCGCCGAGCTGGCCGACGCCGCGGCCAAGCAGATGAAGGAGCTGGCCTACTTCACGGGCTACGTGGGCTCCTCCAACCTGCCCGCCATCAACCTCGCGCAGCGGCTGATCGAGCTGGCCTACGAGAACATGCAGGCCGTCTTCTTCACCACGGGGGGCGCGGAGGCCACCGAGTCGGCGATGAAGACCGCGCGGTTCTACTGGAAGGCGCGGGGCAAGCCGCAGAAGGTGAAGATCATCGCGCGCCACCACGGGTACCACGGCGTCACGCTGCAATCGATGAGCGCCACGGGCATGGCCGCCTACTGGAAGATGTTCGAGCCCCGGGTGCCGGGCATCGTCCACGTGCAGACCTGCTACCCCTATCGGTTCCAGGGCGCTCGCCCCGGCGAGACGGTCGGCCAGGCGGCGGCCCGCGAGCTGGAGGAGACGATTCTGCGGGAGGGTCCGGACACGGTGGCGGCCTTCATCGCCGAGCCGATCCACGGCGGCGGGGGCGTCATCTATCCGACCGACGACTACTTCCCGCGGGTGCGCGAGGTCTGCACGCGCCACCAGGTGCTGTTCATCGCCGATGAGGTGATCACCGGGTTCTGCCGGACGGGCCGCTGGTTCGCCATGGGCCACTGGAACGTGCTGCCCGACATGGTGTCGTTCGCCAAGGGCGTGACGTCCGGGTACCTGCCGCTGGGCGGCATCATCGTGAGCCGGGAGATCAAGGACGCCATGGACGGCGTGAAGCCGGAGGATCGGTGGATGCACGCCTTCACCTACTCCGGGCATCCGACGTGCTGCGCGGTGGCCCTCAAGAACATCGAGATCATGGAGCGCGAGCGGCTGTGGGAGAACGCAGCCCGGATGGGCACGCGCCTGCATCAGGGACTGCAGCAGGCCTTCGCCGACCATCCTAACGTCGGCGACGTCCGGGGCGGCAAGGGCTTGCTGGCGGCCGTGGAGCTCGTGGCCGATCGAGCGACGAAGGCCCACCTGCCCGCCGACCAGAAGGTGGGGCCGCGCGTGCAAGCCGAGATGATGAAGCGCGGCCTGGTCAGCCGCGTGCGGGTGCAGTCCCCGGGCGGCCCGGGCGACACCATCTTCTTCGCTCCGCCGCTGGTGGTGACCGCCGCCGAGGTCGACCGGACCGTCAGCGTCACCCGCGACGCCGTCAAGGCCGTCCTCGGCGTGTAG